TGCTCACTTACTGCAACCGCATTCGCATCAGATTGTTTAACAATTTGTAAAACAATGGCACTTTTTTGATCTACACGTGATATTTTTTCCGCGATTTTTTGAGTATCCTGAACATCGGCAATATCACTTAAACGAACCTGAATTCCGTTTTGAGAAGAAACTACTAAGTTTCTTAATTCTTCAACACTTTTATATTTACCCGCTAAACGAATTAATATTTTCTGGTTACGAGTCTGAATGTTTCCTGTTGGGAAATCCAGATTTGAAGTCAATATGTTTTGTTGTACCTGAGGAATCGAAAGTCCGTAACCTTGCATCTTTACAGCATCAAGATTTACCTGAATTTCACGCTCAGAACCACCAATAATATTTACCTGCGCCACACCCTGTACACGAGACAAAATTGGTGCAATTTTTTTATCAATTAAGTCATAAAACTCAGCTTCATCCATTTTTCCGTTGGCACCAAGTGTCATAATTGGTAAATCACTCAACGAGAATTTAGTTAATGACGGCGGATCAGCATCATCTGGCAAATCACTGATAATAGCATTAATTTTACGCTGTGCATCATTTAAAGAAAAATCGACTTTTGCATTTGATGTTAATGTTATCGAAACAATAGACAAACTCTCATAAGACTTAGAGTCAATCTTTTTTACATTCTCTAAGGACGCAATCGCATCTTCAATTTTTTTGGTCACTGTATTTTCTACCTCACTTGGAGAAGCTCCTGGATAAACTGTAGAAATCGTAATAACGTTTTGTTCAAATTTTGGGATCAGCTCGTAGCCCAATTGGCTGTAGCTGAACAATCCACCAAGAGTCAGAATTGTAAACAATACAATTACTAACGACGGACGTTTTATGGATATTTCGGCTAATTTCATATGTTTTGTTTTAGGCTGTAGGCTATACGCTGTAGGCTTTAGGCTTTTATTAAAGGCTTAAAGCTTATTGCTTACGGCTTAAAGCGGTAAAATTATTTAATAATTTCTACTGTATTTCCGTCTTGTAAGTTAATCTGACCTGTCGTAATTACTTTTTCACCATCAGATAATCCGTTGATGATTTCTACCTGATCTCCTAAAATTCTTCCGGCAGTTACTTTTTTCAATTTAGCAACACCATTTTCAGCAACAAAGATTTCGTTACTGCTTACACTTCCAACAAATGCATTTCTAGGAACAATCATAAGGTTTTGTTTTTGTTGTTTAGACGCAAAATTTGCTGTTCCGTACATCCCTGCTTTTAAATCGTTGTTTGAATTATTGATGATTTCAATTTCAACCGGGAAGTTTAAACTTGCATCAGCTTTTGCAGCGATAAAAGTAATTTTTCCTGAAAATGATTTATCTGGGTAAACACTTGCAGTTACATTGATATGATCACCAACTTTTAAACTTGCAACCTGATTTTCATTTACAGTAACAGTTAATTTTAATTTAGAAACATTTACAATATCAAATAAAGCTGTTGCTGGCATTCCAGTAAGGATTGATCCCGGCTCAATATATTTTTTATTGATAAATCCGTTGATTGGTGCTTTTACTTTTGTATCACCAACATTAATATTAGCTTGTTTTAAGTTAGATTCTGCATTAGTTAAAGCTAATTTTGCCTGATCTAATTGTTGTCTTGTAACACCACCCGTTTTAAAAGCATTTTCATATCGTGCATAATCAGACTTTGCATTTTGATAAACTGCCTGAGCTTGTTGTGCACTTACATTAATGATATCACCTCTCATGGTTAATAAAGTCTGACCAACATGAACATAGTCCCCCTCTTTTGCTAAAACACTAATTACTTTACCTGATTTCTCAGCAGAAAAAGTCAATTCCTGAATTGGAGCAAAGTTTCCGTTGGCAACGAAATCTAAAGCAACTTCCTCTGTTTTTACAGGAGTAACTTTTACAGAAACTGCAGCATTTTTCTCTGCAACAATATCAGTTTTCGCTTTGTTTTCTTTCTTATTGTTATTTAAGACAAATCCAATCAGAGCTAGTGCTGCGATTATGATTACGATTGTTATAATAGTTTTCTTCATTGTAATTAGTTATTTAATAAGAGTTTTTAGTTCGCCTTTTGATTTGATTAATGCCACTTCGGCAATTTTATAGTTTAATACAGCTCTTGTATAATTATTCTGAGCTTCCTGATGTGCATTTTCTGCGTCTAATAAATCGGTTAATGATGCTAAACCTTGCAGATAATTATTTTTTGTATCGCTCAAAATTTCACGAGCTAAACGCATATTTTCTTGTTGATTTCCAATTGTTACAAGATTATTATCGATTTGCGCCATTGCATTTCTATAATCCAGATCAAGAGAAAGCTTCGTATCTTTCATATCTTCCTGAAGTGTTCTGATATCTACATCTGCTTGTCTTACTCTTGCACGAGTTCCAAAACCAGTAAAGATTGGTACACTTAAATTCAGTCCGATTCCTGAATAATCTGACCAGTAAACTCCTGAAGATGGTTTCGCAAAAAGAGGAAACTCAGGTCCCTGACCAATAAAATTGTAACCTGCAGTCAAAGAAAGTTTTGGATAATACTCCGCCTGAACTGCTTTCTTTTGGAATACTAACAATTCTTCTTGTTTTTTCAAAAGCAAATATTCTGTTCTGTTTTCAACATTTGGAACTTCAGTTAATGCAGCTGGTACAGCTTCAAATTCTTCTTTAGGAATCACAATTTGAGTTTCTATAGGCATACCCATATAGAATTTTAATGAATTTTCCTGTAGTTCAATTTGATTTTTAACTTGTTGACGGTCTGTATCAATATTTGATAATTTTACCACGATACGATCTAAATCAATCTTTTTTGCCAGACCATTATCAAATTGCCCTTTTACAACATCGTGAACTTTTGTAGTATTAAAATAAGTACTGTCCAGTAATATTAATCTTTCACGCTGTACATAAACAGAATAATAGTTATTTGCTACTCTTTCAATAACTTGTTCTTCTGTTAACTGATCGTTTATTTGATAAAATTCACGCGTAGATTTTGCAGCTCTCAATCCGGTAAAAACAGATTGATCAAATAAAGCTTGTGTTAAATTTACTCCGGCTCCCGATGTCCATTTTTGACCAAAAGTTGCCTGAATACTAGTTCCCGGCTGACCAAAAGATCCTCCATCAATTACACTGGTCTGCAAAATTGGATTGTAAGTCAGATTTCCGTTTGCATGAATTTGTGGTAAAGCTCTGGAGCGAATTTCCTGAATTTGATATTCACTGTTTTCAACCTGCAGTTTTGCTTTTTTAGCATCGGCTTTATTTTGAAGCGCATAATTAAGCGCGTCTTTTAAGGTTAAAGTGACTTGTGCATTGGCTGACAGGCCAAGAGTGCACAAAAGTATTACAATTATTTTTTTCATAAATTATAGATTGACGATTAAGCGGTAATTCTTTTAAGTTGTTTTTCTAATTCTTGTATTCCTTTTTCAGTTGCCATAGCTCTGGTGTGATATTCAAGAGCTTCCAATTCAATTTCCTGTGCTTCTTTTTCTGAAATTGTAGTTTCGTTAATATGAAAAATTAGCGTGTAATAAAATTTAACATAGATATCAATATTCAAATCTGCACGATATAATCCTTCACGAATTCCCTTCTCTATATTAACTCTAAAATACTGTGTACATTGCTCAATTTCGTACGACAGTACATTTTGATAGATTTCCGGATAATGTTTTTTAAGCTGATAAATTGGAGAAGTATCTATATTGTTCTTAAACATGTCACGAAACATCTCTCTAATTTCAAAATTCTCCTGAATTGCATTATAATCTTTTGCGACAATAGTATCGATTATTTGATGTACTTGTCTATGAACCATCGAAGTACTCTCTTCGATTAAAACTTCCTTATTGCAGAAATATTTGTAAATCGTTTTTTTCGAAATACACATTTCTCCTGCAATATCATCCATTGTAACACTTTTAAAACCGAGCTTTAAAAACAACTCACTCGCTTTTGATATGATTTTATCTTTCATTTTGACTTTCCAATTGTATTGCAAATATACTTCGGAAACTAAAAGCTAAAAAATAGTTTCCGCTATATTTGTAATAATTTTACATTAACTTATTCATTCTTTAAGATTTATATGCTAAATTCTAAATTTGCAATAAGCTTAATATCTCTTCCAAGCGCCAAACCTCCGTTGTGATTGAATGAATTATAGTCTAAACCAAAATCCTGACGTTTAATATCTCCTTTAATTTCAAAAGCAACTTTTCTTTCTCCGTTATAAGTATTTACACCAATAAATTCTGCATCAAGTTCTACTACTTTGGTAACGTCTTTGATTGTTAAGTCTCCTTTAAAAAAATTAATATTATTATTGATTTTTTGAAAAGAAGTAGATTTAAAACTAATAATAGGATGCTCATTGACATCAAAAAAATCCTGAAGCTGCACATTAGTATCTACTTGCTGAAAACTGTCAATCTTATTATTGATATCTAAAGAAAATTCGACAGATGCATCTTCGATTTCATTGTCTTCTATATTTACATAACCACCAAATTTATTTGTAGTTCCTCCCATATAGGCAATTATAGAATGTCTCATTTTAATCAAAACATCTGATTGGCTAGAATTTAAAGTCCATGTTGTTTTCATAATTACTTGATTTTGTAGAGTTTATAAATTCTCGAAATCTTTCACGGAAACTTCTACAGTGTTTCAAGTTTCCATTTAACGGTGCAAATATAAACAGGAAACTCAGAATACCAAAAAAGTTTCCAAGTTTTTTTTAAAATATTTCAAACGATTAAAAATGAGGTCCCTTCAAACAATTTTTAAATCATTATCAGCATTTAACTTTTAAGAAGGAATAATTCATAATTGAATTGTATCTTTGAGCCTCATAAATCAGAATTTCATTTTATGCACGATATCAGTCAGTACCAGGATTTTTTTATTACTTATTTAAAGAAACAAAGCATACGAAAAGAACCTAAAAACCTTTACGAACCAATTGAATACATTTTAGGCCTTGGAGGAAAGAGAATGCGTCCGGTACTAACTTTAATGGCAGCAGAGGTTTTTGATACCGATTATAAAACAGCACTTCCGGCAGCAATGGCTGTTGAAGTTTTTCATAATTTTTCGCTTGTTCACGACGATATTATGGATGATGCACCTTTAAGAAGAGGAGAAGTAACAGTGCATGAAAAATGGAATATCAATACGGGAATTTTGTCTGGAGATGCCATGCTCATTCTTGCCTATCAATATTTTGAACAATATGAACCAGCCGTTTTTAGAGATTTAGCCAAATTATTCAGCAAAACTGCACTTGAAGTTTGCGAAGGTCAGCAATGGGATGTTGATTTTGAAGACAGAAACAACGTTACCATTCCGGAATATCTAAAAATGATCGAGTATAAAACAGCTGTTTTAGTTGCGGCTGCTATGAAAATGGGTGCTATTGTAGCTAAAACAACCGAAAAAGAAGCTGATTTAATTTATGATTTTGGACTAAATTTAGGATTAGCCTTCCAATTACAGGATGATTATCTGGACGCTTTTGGTGATCCGGAAACTTTTGGAAAACAAGTTGGCGGAGACATTATAGAAAATAAAAAAACATACTTATATCTAAAAGCATTAAAATTCTCAACTCCTGAAAAAGCTACAGAATTAGAGAAATTATTCCGTTTACAATTAGATGATAACACAGAAAAAATAGAAACTGCCAAAGCCATTTTTAACGAATCAGGCGCTTCAAAAGCAACACAAGATGCAATCGAAATGTATACTTTTAAGGCTTTTGAAACTTTAGAAAAAATGGAAATTAATGCTGAGAAAAAAGATATTCTTAGAACATTTGGCGAGAATTTGATGGGAAGAAAAGTTTAGAAAACAGCAATTGTAATAACAATATCAAAAATAAATAACAGTAACAATATCAAATTTTAATATTTAACTTTTGATTTTTAAAACTGTCATTGAGGTTGAAGTTGAAGTTGCCATTGAAATTGATTTTTGACATTGTAATTTAAAATAACATGTTTGTAGCACCCGTAAATACAGAATCTTTATTAGCTCAGGCTCAAGCAGAGACTTTATATTTAAGTCTGATTGAGCAGATCAATAAAGACTTTAATCTTGCCAATGAAGGAATTGATTTCCCGTTAAGTATTTCACCGGACGAATTAAAAATTCAGCTTCACGAGAAAATCTATCGAATGATTCAGTACAAATTTGCTGAATATTTAAACCTTCTCTACATTATTGACGTTCCAGAAAATGACATCAAACAACTCGATGGATCTGATTTAGTCATCCTTGCCGAACAAGTTGCTTTTTTAATTTTAAGAAGAGAATGGCAAAAGGTTTGGTTTAGGAATTATTACAAGTAAATATAAAAACAAAACTTTAATGATATTTTATGAATATCGTTTTTGGTATCGTTTTCCCCAATTTTCCTGCCCGACCAGTATCAAACAAATTGGCCGTTTTTATCAATAAAACGTTCTTATTTATTAATCTTTTTCAAGTCCAGATAATAATTAAACATTGTGTTTCCTATAAATTCAAATGCAGCAGCATCATAATGTAAATTATCTCCTATAGAAGTTTGATTTCCTGAAGTATTTACAGTTTTAAAAAAAGGATCATTTAAATTCAATTCTTTAAAAATCGAATTTACTTTTTTATACTTATTATCTCTATAAAATATTTCAGAATTAATAAATGGTAATTTATTATTACCTGCTAAATTTCTCAAATAGGACTTAAGTATTAAAAAATTATTTTTATAATCCGCTAGTCTTCTACTATGATTTGCATCAGCTTCACCTTGAAGATATAAAATAGCGATAGGAATTAATTTTATATTATTCTTTTTAGCATAATCTTGTGCTTCCTTAATTTTTTGTGCTAATTCTAAAACCATAACTCGCTCTCCTTTTGGAATCAAATTCACACTTGCTTGCCATCTGGCAATTTGCCCACTACCTTTTTCTGAAATTGGTATTCCGCCTAAGGTTTGTTTAATACATAAAAGAGGTTTATTAAATTCTTCTATATATCTTTTTGCAAAAAATATATCAAATCCAAATCTTGTATCCGAGTTGAGTTCCGAACCAACATTCACACCTAACTGAAATTCTTGAAAAATCTTTCTGTCTTTATTCCAAATAGAATAACCATTTAACTCATAATTATTACCTGCCAGCCATAAAGGCGCACTACTATATGGTGCATATCCCTCGGCATTGCTTTGACCTACGACAATGATAAAAGGAACCGAAATTTGAGGTTTATCAATATTCGGCTCTTCTAAGTTGGTTTGTTGGGAATTATCATTTGAGCAAGAATAAGAAATAACTAATATTAAAGTGAAAATGAATTTTATTATTTGTGATTTCATTCTATTTGATCTTTTTTATCCAATTTACACACATTAATTGGCCAAATCTAAGTATAAAAACAAATAAAATCACCGATTACTATAAAACTTCTAAAATCATTGTCTTTACAATTTGCTTTTAATTCCAATTTAAAATTAATCATCGTTTTGAAGATTTTCTTTTCACATTAAAACAGACAAATTCCAGGTTGAAAGATTTAGAAAATTCTATAAAGCTTGATTCATCTCAATAACTTTTGAAATTAAAACCTTAGCATCTTTAGAAATAAACTCTCACAAAAGGCATAAATCCTGAACCATA
The sequence above is drawn from the Flavobacterium sp. N2038 genome and encodes:
- a CDS encoding efflux RND transporter periplasmic adaptor subunit, whose translation is MKKTIITIVIIIAALALIGFVLNNNKKENKAKTDIVAEKNAAVSVKVTPVKTEEVALDFVANGNFAPIQELTFSAEKSGKVISVLAKEGDYVHVGQTLLTMRGDIINVSAQQAQAVYQNAKSDYARYENAFKTGGVTRQQLDQAKLALTNAESNLKQANINVGDTKVKAPINGFINKKYIEPGSILTGMPATALFDIVNVSKLKLTVTVNENQVASLKVGDHINVTASVYPDKSFSGKITFIAAKADASLNFPVEIEIINNSNNDLKAGMYGTANFASKQQKQNLMIVPRNAFVGSVSSNEIFVAENGVAKLKKVTAGRILGDQVEIINGLSDGEKVITTGQINLQDGNTVEIIK
- a CDS encoding TolC family protein, giving the protein MKKIIVILLCTLGLSANAQVTLTLKDALNYALQNKADAKKAKLQVENSEYQIQEIRSRALPQIHANGNLTYNPILQTSVIDGGSFGQPGTSIQATFGQKWTSGAGVNLTQALFDQSVFTGLRAAKSTREFYQINDQLTEEQVIERVANNYYSVYVQRERLILLDSTYFNTTKVHDVVKGQFDNGLAKKIDLDRIVVKLSNIDTDRQQVKNQIELQENSLKFYMGMPIETQIVIPKEEFEAVPAALTEVPNVENRTEYLLLKKQEELLVFQKKAVQAEYYPKLSLTAGYNFIGQGPEFPLFAKPSSGVYWSDYSGIGLNLSVPIFTGFGTRARVRQADVDIRTLQEDMKDTKLSLDLDYRNAMAQIDNNLVTIGNQQENMRLAREILSDTKNNYLQGLASLTDLLDAENAHQEAQNNYTRAVLNYKIAEVALIKSKGELKTLIK
- a CDS encoding TetR/AcrR family transcriptional regulator encodes the protein MKDKIISKASELFLKLGFKSVTMDDIAGEMCISKKTIYKYFCNKEVLIEESTSMVHRQVHQIIDTIVAKDYNAIQENFEIREMFRDMFKNNIDTSPIYQLKKHYPEIYQNVLSYEIEQCTQYFRVNIEKGIREGLYRADLNIDIYVKFYYTLIFHINETTISEKEAQEIELEALEYHTRAMATEKGIQELEKQLKRITA
- a CDS encoding YceI family protein; translation: MKTTWTLNSSQSDVLIKMRHSIIAYMGGTTNKFGGYVNIEDNEIEDASVEFSLDINNKIDSFQQVDTNVQLQDFFDVNEHPIISFKSTSFQKINNNINFFKGDLTIKDVTKVVELDAEFIGVNTYNGERKVAFEIKGDIKRQDFGLDYNSFNHNGGLALGRDIKLIANLEFSI
- a CDS encoding polyprenyl synthetase family protein; translated protein: MHDISQYQDFFITYLKKQSIRKEPKNLYEPIEYILGLGGKRMRPVLTLMAAEVFDTDYKTALPAAMAVEVFHNFSLVHDDIMDDAPLRRGEVTVHEKWNINTGILSGDAMLILAYQYFEQYEPAVFRDLAKLFSKTALEVCEGQQWDVDFEDRNNVTIPEYLKMIEYKTAVLVAAAMKMGAIVAKTTEKEADLIYDFGLNLGLAFQLQDDYLDAFGDPETFGKQVGGDIIENKKTYLYLKALKFSTPEKATELEKLFRLQLDDNTEKIETAKAIFNESGASKATQDAIEMYTFKAFETLEKMEINAEKKDILRTFGENLMGRKV
- a CDS encoding sialate O-acetylesterase encodes the protein MKSQIIKFIFTLILVISYSCSNDNSQQTNLEEPNIDKPQISVPFIIVVGQSNAEGYAPYSSAPLWLAGNNYELNGYSIWNKDRKIFQEFQLGVNVGSELNSDTRFGFDIFFAKRYIEEFNKPLLCIKQTLGGIPISEKGSGQIARWQASVNLIPKGERVMVLELAQKIKEAQDYAKKNNIKLIPIAILYLQGEADANHSRRLADYKNNFLILKSYLRNLAGNNKLPFINSEIFYRDNKYKKVNSIFKELNLNDPFFKTVNTSGNQTSIGDNLHYDAAAFEFIGNTMFNYYLDLKKINK